The sequence below is a genomic window from Streptomyces sp. V1I1.
GCTACGCGTCATGGCCGACTTCGGCGAACCCGGCGAGCATCGCCCGGTCCAGTGGCTTGGCCGCCAGTTCGTCGCGGAAGCGTTCGGCGTAGTCGGCGGCCACGGCGTCGTAGGGCGCACGGGTGCTGCGGAGGAAGTCTGGGTCGGTCACGGTCGGGCACCCTACTGCGCGGGTGCCCGAGCCACCCACAATCGGGCAACTGATTTCGCCTCCCGCTGCCGCCAACTACGCTCGCCCGTATGGAGATCCTCGGAACCACGCTCCGCATCTGCGTCGACGACCTGGAGGCCGCGGCGGCCTTCTACGAACGCCTCACCGGCACCACACCACTGCGCTTCGAGCGCGGCGGGGTCTCGGTCGCCGCGGTCGGCTGCTTCCTGCTGATGAGCGGCCCGGAGTCGGAGCTGGAGGTGCTGCGCAAGGTGACGGCGACGATCGCGGTGAAGGACGTGGACGAGGCGTACGCCACGCTCTCCGAGGTCGGCGCCAGAGTCGTAGCGGGCCCGGTGCCGACCCCGGTGGGCCGCAATCTGATCGCCGTCCACCCGGACGGGTCGGTCTTCGAGTACGTCGACCGGAGGGCCGCCGAATGACCTCGCTTGTCGCCCCTCAGCTGTGAGAGGCCGTTGCCGCCGGCTCGTTGCCGGTTGCCGGAGAGCGCGTGCCCGCGACCTCCTCCGGGCGCAGCAGGGCAGCGAGCCGATCGGCGGGAAGCAGCCCGCGCTCCAGCACCAGTTCGGCGACGCCGCGCCCCGTGGCGAGTGCTTCCTGGGCGATTCCGGTCGCGGCGGTGTAGCCGATGTGCGGGTTGAGGGCGGTGACGAGCCCGATGGAGTTCTCCACGGTCGCGCGCAGGGTCTCGGTGTTGGCGGTGATGCCGGATACGCAGCGTTCGGCGAGGGTGAGGCAGGCGGCCCGCAGGTGGGTGATGCTCTCCGACAGTGAGTGCAGGATGATCGGTTCGAAGGCGTTGAGCTGCAGCTGCCCCGCCTCGGCGGCCATGGTGATGGTGACGTCGTTGCCGATCACCTCGAAGGCTACTTGGTTGACGACCTCTGGGATCACCGGGTTGACCTTGCCCGGCATGATGCTGGAACCCGCCTGGACCGGCGGCAGGTTGATCTCCGCCAAG
It includes:
- a CDS encoding VOC family protein; the protein is MEILGTTLRICVDDLEAAAAFYERLTGTTPLRFERGGVSVAAVGCFLLMSGPESELEVLRKVTATIAVKDVDEAYATLSEVGARVVAGPVPTPVGRNLIAVHPDGSVFEYVDRRAAE